The Paenibacillus mucilaginosus 3016 genome includes the window GCGGCAGCGGCGTGTCGAGATGCCACCAGTTCCGCTCGCCCGACTCCTGTACGACGGCGACGCGCTCTTCGTTCACGACAGAGGCGCTCACCGGCGTCAGCTTGTCGGCGGACTCCCACGCCCAGCCGAAGCGGCGGCCGAACAGGTCGACCGCGATCGTCTTCTGCACGTCGGACGCCGTGGTGATGACCGCGCGGGCCTCAAGGGCCGCCGCCACCTCGCGGGTCAGTTCGTTCGCGCCGCCGAGGTGGCCCGACAGCACGGAGATGACGTTCTCCCCCCTGTCGTCGATCACGACGATGCCCGGGTCTTTTTTCTTATCCTGCAGCAGCGGGGCGATCATCCGCACCACCGCGCCGAGCGAGATGATCGAGATAATGCCGTGGTAGGCCGGGAACAGCGCCGGATACAGCATCCGTACGCTGCCGGAGAACAGCCGGATGCCGCGCTCCGCTTCGTCTCCCCGGGCGAACTTGGACATATAGTATACGTCCGCCGCCGGGAAGCTGTCCTGCAGCCGGCGGGCCAGCTCCACCCCGTGCTTCGTGATCGCCAATACCGCGTAGCTGCGGGTCGGCTTCACTACAGGAAGGACGCCCTCCTGCAGCTCGATGATCTCCACCTCACCGTTGGCGGCCGGGGCGGCCGGCCCGGAGGTTACAGACGGCTCGTGAGGTTCCGAACGCTTCGCTTCGTCCGCCATCTTACGCCTTCACTCCTTTTCGGTAGCCGTGCGTGAAGGTTTTGTCGTAGAGCTTCGAACGGTACTCATCCTTCTCATGAATGTTCGGATCGAGCGCCCAGCCCGCCAGAATCATCGCATGGGAGCGGATGCCGTTCACGCGCATGTCCTCATCCAGCTTCTCGAGCGTCGTCCGCACGATGAGCTGGTCGGGCCACGTCGCGCGCTGCACGACCGCCACCGGTGTCTCCGGGCTCCAGCCCGCTTCAGTGAGCTCGCGCACGACCTTCTTCGTCAGCGTCGCGCTGAGGAAGAGCGCCAGCGTGCTGTGATGCGACGCCAGCTCCTTGAGCTGCTCGCGCTCCGGCACCGGCGTGCGGCCTTCCGCGCGGGTGAGGATCAGCGTCTGCGTCAGCTCGGGAATCGTCAGCTCGGCCCCGACGGCCGCAGCCGCAGCGAAGACCGAGGAGACGCCCGGGATGACCTCAATGCCGATGCCTTCCCGCTTGAGCAGGGCCGCCTGCTCCATAATGGCGCCGAACACGGACGGGTCCCCGGTATGCACGCGCACGACCTTTTTGCCCGCCTTCACCCGGTCCACCATCACTTCGACCATCTCTTCGAGGCTCATGCCCGCACTCTGCAGCACTTCCGCCTCCGGCTTCGCCCGGGCAATGAGCTCCTCGCTGACCAGGGAGTCCGTGTAGAGCACAACGTCCGCTTCCTGAAGCAGCCGCAGGCCCTTCACCGTAATGAGATCGGGGTCTCCGGGACCCGCGCCGATAATCTGGATCTTGAGGCTCTCGCTGTTGTTGTGTTCGCTCATTTTCTCACCACCATCAGAGTTAAGTACTCGAGCTCGCGCCCGGCCAGTTCCCGCACATTGCGCCATACCTGTTCCTCGGACGACGTCACCTTCGTGATGACCGACGCCTTGTCCGTCAGTCCGAGGTCGCCGAGCACCTGCAGCATCAGGTCGATGACCTTCGCCACCTTGATGAACACGACGCAGTCGTGGGTTTCGAGCACCCGCCGCATCTCGTCGTAATTCTCCGTAGCCGGAATGACCGCGAACTGCTCGTCGCCGTCCGCCAGCGGAAGGTTCAGCCTGGAAGCCGCCCCGAGCACGGACGAAATGCCCGGCACCGAGACGCACTGCACCTCCGGATGCTTCTCCTGCATGAGGCGCATGAGGTGGATGTACGTGCTGTAGAGCATCGGATCGCCCTCGGTGACAAAAGCGACATTCCGCCCTTCGCTGAGGTGTCCCCACACCGTATCGACCGTCTTGTTCCACTGCAGCTCGAGCGCTTCACGATCCCGCGTCATCGGGAAAATCAGCGGAAGCATGATTTTCTCATCCGTATCGACATACAGCTCCGTGATCTGCAGCGCATAGCTCTTCGCGCCGGATTTCTTGCGCGGATAAGCGATGACCGGCGACTCCTTCAGCAGGCGGAACGCCTTCACCGTAATGAGCTCCGGGTCCCCGGGCCCTACTCCCAGTCCATATAACGTGCCGAGCTTACTCATCGTTCTTCTTCCTCTCTTTCCTGCCCGTCGATGCCGCGGGTTCCCCGTCCGGCCCAGCATCACCCTTGCCCCGCTTCGCGGTAATGATCCAGATCGGGTTCAGCGCTTCGAAGCGCGTCATGTCAAGAATCGGCTTGCTCCGGCTGAGCTGGGCGAGCGTAATGTCCGTCTCGAAGCCCTCCTCGCCGAACGCCTTGGAGGCGGCCGCCAGATTCTCGATCGTCGCCGCATTGAGCACAATCCGCCCGCCGGGCTTCAGCCTCGCGCAGCAGAGAGCCAGCAGTTCCCGCAGTTCGCCCCCGCTGCCGCCGATGAAGACCGCATCCGGGCCCGGGAACCCGTCCAGCCCCTCCGGCGCCTTCGCATGCACGGCCGTGATGTCCGTGCGGAACTTGCGGGCGTTCTGGCGGAAGTTCTCGAGGTCGCCCTCATTCTTCTCCACCGCATACACCGCTCCGTCCCGGGCGATCCGTGCCGCCTCGATCGCCACCGAGCCCGTGCAGGTCCCGATGTCCCACACGACGCTGTCGCGCTTCAGGCCGAGGTTCGCGATCGAGAGGATGCGGACCTCCTTCTTCGTGATGAGCCCCTTGTCCGGCTTGCGCTGGGCGAATTCCCCATCGTCGATGCCGAGCGGCCAGGCCGGCGGCGCTTCGGCGTCTGCCCTCCTGCGCAGCACCACCACATTGAGCGGCGAAAATGCATCATCCGGCGTCTCCGCAAGCGTCTCCAGTTCATGCCAGCCCGTACGCTCCTGCGGCCCGCCCAGATTCTCGCCGACGAACACGCGATACTCCGTCATGCCGAAATTCAGCAGGTACCGCGCAATTGCCCCCGGCGTGTTCTTCTCGTCGGTGAGCAGCGCCACCTTGGCGCAGCCGTCGATCCGCTGGGCCAGGCCCTTCATGCTGCGCCCGTGCACGCTTGTGATCAGGGCGTCCTGCCAGCTCTCGCCCATCCGCGCGAACGCCAATTGCACGGACGAGACTTGCGGCAGCACCTCCACCCGGCCGGGCAGCTTGCCCGCCAGGTAGCCGCCGATGCCGTAGAACAGCGGGTCGCCCGATGCGAGCACCACCGCGGGACGTTCCTCCGCGCGCAGCTTCTCCACCAGCTCACCGAGCCCGCTTTTGAGCACGATCTTCTCCGCCGGATGTTCTTCGAAGAACGTCAGCTGCCGCTCACCGCCGATGAGCACCTCGCTGCCCCGGATCCGCTCGATATACGCAGCCGGCAGACCTGCCGCCCCGTCGTCCCCGATGCCGATCACGGTAATTCGTTTCGCTTCCCTGCTTGGTTCCCCAGTCATTGCTCCTTCGCACACCCTCTCTGCCCATACCTTCCGCGGCTGCCGGGCTTACGCTTCGCCCCACTTCAGGCTCTGCCTCCCGAGCAGCTTCGCTTTCATGGAGATGATGACCGTCTCGACCTCGAGGTCCATCTCCCGCTGCGGTTCCTTGCCCGCCGCTTCCTTCAAGCCTTCCCTGCAGCAATAAGTACTCATGATGTCAAAAAAGGCGCTGCAGCCCATCCCGTCCATGAGATCGCCGACCTGCGCCGCCGTGTTCGCCCCCCGAATCTCCTCCAGCGTTTCTTCGGAAGCTCCTGCCTCCTCGGCCATCCGGGCGAGGAAGCCGAAGTCGACCGGCGCGCTCTTGGAATGCACCATCATGACGCCCTGGGCCACTTTGGAGAATTTGCCCATCATGCCGACGAGGGTCACCTTGCGGATCCCCTGCCTCGCACACTGCTGGATCGCAAATCCCACGAAATCGCCCATCTCCACGAACGCCTCTTCCGGCAGCTCCGGATAGAGGTCCATGCCGAACTTCTCGGTCCGTCCGCCCGTGGACAGGATGACGTGGGTGCAGCCGCCCTTGACGGCCACCCGGATCGCCTGGGCCACACTCGCCTTGTAAGCCGCTGTGGAAAAAGGCACTACAATGCCCCGGGTCCCGAGAATCGAGATGCCCCCGACGATGCCGAGCCGGCCGTTCAGCGTCTTCTTGGCGATCTCCTCGCCGTCCGGCACGGAGACGACCACCCGCACCCCGCGGTGCATGAGCTCGTAGCGGTTGAGCACGTTCGTCACGGCTTCGCGGATCATCTTGCGCGGAACGGGATTGATCGCCGCCTCGCCCACTTCGACCGGCAGCCCCGGCTTCGTCACCCGGCCGACGCCGACGCCGCCGTCGAGCTCAATGCCCGGCTCGCTGCGCCAGCTCACCTCGACGATGATGCGGGCGCCGTGCGTCGCATCCGGGTCGTCGCCGCCGTCCTTGATGACCTCGGCCCAGGCGCGCTCCGGCGAGAAAGAGCAGGCGACGATCTCGAAGGTGACCTCCTGCCCGATGGGCAGCCGGATCGTCGAGTGCGTCTGCCCCTCCTGCACGATCAGCGCTTCGAGCGCCGCCTGGGCCGCCGCCGTTGCGTTGGCGCCGGTGGTGTATCCGTGGCGCAGCGGCTTGTCTTCCTTGCCGTCCTTCTGCGCTTCCGCCATGGCCTCTTACCCCATCTGCTCCGCGAGCAGCGAGATCGCGTTGACCGTCGCCACCGCGACCGGCGAGCCGCCCTTGCGCCCGATATTCGTGATGAACGGAATGTCGAGCTTCAGGAGCTCGTCCTTCGACTCTTCCGCCGACACGAATCCGACCGGCACGCCGACGATCAGGCCCGGCCTTGCTTCGCCGTCCTTCACCATGCGGATCAGCTCGAGCAGCGCCGTCGGCGCGTTGCCGATGGCGTAAATCGCACCGTCCGCTTCCCTTGCCGCCTTGCGGATCGAGATAATCGCCCGCGTCGTGTTCAGGCGCTTCGCCTCCTGCATGACATCCGGGTCCGAGATGTAGACGCGCACGTCGCCGCCGAATTTCTCAATGCGGGGCTTCGAAATGCCCGACTGCACCATCTGCACGTCGGCGATCACCGGACGGCCGCTGCGGATCGCCTGGATGCCGGCCTGGATCGCATCCGGATGGAAGCGCAGGCTGCGCCCGAGCTCAAAATCCGCGGAGGCGTGAATAACGCGCTGCACGACCTTGAACTGCTCGTCCGAGTAATCGTGGGGGCCGAGCTCCTCGGTAATCATTTTGAACGAAATCTCCTCAATCTCCTGCGGCTGAACGCTCAGCGGCTTGAACTCCGTACGAAAATCCATTAGTCCCGCACCTCCTGTAGTAGTTGCAGTCCGGCCAGCTCGGCCGTCACGCCTTCAAAATCCGAATGGGTCACCCCGTACTCCAGCTGCGGGCGCCCGATGACAATCGTATCGATGTCGAGCTCGAGGGCGGCGGACAGCTTCTCCTCCACCGCGCCGACCTGCCCGCTTTCCTTGGTGATGATCGTGGTGACGCCGTAATGCTTGTACATCGCCTGGTTCAGCTCCTTGCCGAACGGACCCTGCATCGCGATGATGTGCTTCTGAGGCAGCCCGAGCGCCTCGCATTTCTCCATGTTGTCCTTGCGGGGCAGCATGCGGGCGACCAGCGTCGTATCCGGCAGCCCCAGCAGTTTCTCGGTAAAAATCTGCAGCGTCTTGCTGCCCGTCGTGAGCAGGATCGTGCCCCGCTTCTCGGCGGCCAGCTCCGCCGCCTGTTCGTAGTCGTCGACGAAGTGGAGCTTCGGGTGGGCCGCATACTGGCCCCGCTCCCGCTCGTAGCGCACGTACGGCACGCCGGCGGCTTCCGCCGCCGCCATCGCGTTGCGCGACGCTTCCTCCGCGAACGGATGAGAAGCGTCGACGACGGCGCGGAAGCCGCGCTCCGCGATCAGCCCGCGGAGCTGTTCGGCGTTCAGGCGCCCGGTCTGCACCGGCAGGCCGGCCTCCCCCAGCGAGGAGGCCGCGCTCTCGGTCACGACGGTGCAGAGCAGCGGATAGCCCGCCGCCTGGATGCGCAGCGCCAGCTCTCTGGCGTCGCTCGTACCGGCGAGGACGAGGATCATACCGGCACCCCTTTTCCCGCCTCCGGCGCCGGCTTGGTGCTGGTATTGTGCGCGTGGTCGTGGCTGTGATCGTGCGCGTGGTCATGGTTGTGCGTGTGGTCATGGTTGTGCGTGTGGTCATGATGATCGTGATCATGATCATGCCCGTGGCTGTGATCATGCGCATGCACATGCCCGTGGTCATGATGGTGATGATCATGATTGTGGTCGTGATGATGATGGTCGTGCCCATGCTCATGATCGTGATGATGGTGGTCCGCATGCTTCAGCGCTTCGATGCGGTATTGGCACATGTCACAGTTGGCCTTGGCCTCACCCATCAGCGCTTCCTCGGCCCGGTCACGCAGAATCTCGCGCAGCATCGGATGGAACCCGAAGTAGTCGGCCAGCACGAAGCTGTGGTCCGGATACTTCAGCGCGAACTCGGCCATCATCGCCTCCATCCGCTTGATCAGCACCCCGGTGAACAGGAAGTAAGGCAGCACGATCACCCGCTTCGCCCCCAGGCGGATACAGCGTTCGATTCCCTCATCCGCCAGGGGAGCCGTCACTCCGATGAAAGCCGTTTCCACATACTTGAACTTCAGGCGCTCCCACAGCAGGCGGGAGACTTTGAACAAATCGCTGTTCGCATCCGCATCGCTGCTGCCCCGTCCGATAACCAGCAGCGCCGTATCGTCATACGCCAGCGAAGGATCGAAACCCGCATCCTGAACGCGGGAGGTGAGAATGTCGAGCGCCAGCTCGTGCACCCCGATCGGCCGGCCGTAATCGAACTGCACCTGCGGATACTGCAGACGCGCCGCATCAATCGCCGCCGGAATATGCAGCTTCGCATGCCCCGCCGCAAACAGCGTGATCGGCACGACCGCCACCTGCGTCGCCCCCCGCTTCACGCACGTTGCAATGCCGGTGCGGATCGACGGCGCTTCGAACTCCAGGAAGCACGTCTCCACAATCGGCACCGTCAGCCGGCTCGTCAGGGAGTCCACCATCTCTCTCACTTCCTGATTCCCTTCCGCATCCCGGCTGCCATGTCCTACAAATAATATCGCCTTCAATACGTCACCCTCCTTGTACCCTCGTTATATGATCGGACCCGCCATCTTTTTCCACTTGTCCGCTACATTATTTTGAAATGGTGCTTAGCCTCGGTAGCCGCCTCTTTCACAAATAGCGGAACTGTAGTTCGCTATTCACCTCTCGAGCGGGCTCTTTTCGTAAATAGCGGAAGTATAGTTCGCTATTTCTCCTTGGACAGGGCTTGAGCCGCCCCCGCAGCCGAAATAAGGAACCTGAGTTCCGCTATTTCCGGGTTTCCCCCTCTGGAACGGCTCAATAAGGCATCCCAGTTCCGTTATTTGCGCTGAGCCGCAGAATAATCGCCTCTGCGGACAGGGAAGGCTTTCCCCCGAGGGATAAAATCATTGTGCGAGGGCTCTACCGGAGCCCCATGCATCACGTCAGCAAGAAAAGCAGAGTATACCGCAGTACTGCGCTTTTATCGCCTATGCCTGGATGTATCCCCTTGCTGCTTAATCGCCGCAGAGGGCATTTTCGATCTCGAACGCAGCCGGTTCGCGGTATTTGAAGCCCTCCACTTCCTTGACGCGGGCAAAATACTTATGGAACCGCTCGTTCGGATGTCCTTTGTCCGCATACCCGCGGACGATGCGCTCAATGGTCTCGATCAGCCGGTCCGGCTCGATCCCTTCCGCCACCGGCAC containing:
- the cobI gene encoding precorrin-2 C(20)-methyltransferase, whose product is MSKLGTLYGLGVGPGDPELITVKAFRLLKESPVIAYPRKKSGAKSYALQITELYVDTDEKIMLPLIFPMTRDREALELQWNKTVDTVWGHLSEGRNVAFVTEGDPMLYSTYIHLMRLMQEKHPEVQCVSVPGISSVLGAASRLNLPLADGDEQFAVIPATENYDEMRRVLETHDCVVFIKVAKVIDLMLQVLGDLGLTDKASVITKVTSSEEQVWRNVRELAGRELEYLTLMVVRK
- a CDS encoding precorrin-8X methylmutase, with the protein product MDFRTEFKPLSVQPQEIEEISFKMITEELGPHDYSDEQFKVVQRVIHASADFELGRSLRFHPDAIQAGIQAIRSGRPVIADVQMVQSGISKPRIEKFGGDVRVYISDPDVMQEAKRLNTTRAIISIRKAAREADGAIYAIGNAPTALLELIRMVKDGEARPGLIVGVPVGFVSAEESKDELLKLDIPFITNIGRKGGSPVAVATVNAISLLAEQMG
- a CDS encoding cobalt-precorrin 5A hydrolase, whose amino-acid sequence is MADEAKRSEPHEPSVTSGPAAPAANGEVEIIELQEGVLPVVKPTRSYAVLAITKHGVELARRLQDSFPAADVYYMSKFARGDEAERGIRLFSGSVRMLYPALFPAYHGIISIISLGAVVRMIAPLLQDKKKDPGIVVIDDRGENVISVLSGHLGGANELTREVAAALEARAVITTASDVQKTIAVDLFGRRFGWAWESADKLTPVSASVVNEERVAVVQESGERNWWHLDTPLPPNIHIYDTIEAALQEPPHGALVVTHRELEPHEEAILANGVLYRPKVIVLGIGCNRGTAAEEIEAVIAETLGELRFSIRSVKAVCTIDLKKDEEGLLAVCGRHGWPLECYTPAELNEMEIEAPSETVFKFTGAYGVSEPAVKRYTGENHLVLTKKKSGNVTISVGLLSFPEAEAAGTAEAAAGREASTAAASGGRS
- the cbiE gene encoding precorrin-6y C5,15-methyltransferase (decarboxylating) subunit CbiE, with protein sequence MTGEPSREAKRITVIGIGDDGAAGLPAAYIERIRGSEVLIGGERQLTFFEEHPAEKIVLKSGLGELVEKLRAEERPAVVLASGDPLFYGIGGYLAGKLPGRVEVLPQVSSVQLAFARMGESWQDALITSVHGRSMKGLAQRIDGCAKVALLTDEKNTPGAIARYLLNFGMTEYRVFVGENLGGPQERTGWHELETLAETPDDAFSPLNVVVLRRRADAEAPPAWPLGIDDGEFAQRKPDKGLITKKEVRILSIANLGLKRDSVVWDIGTCTGSVAIEAARIARDGAVYAVEKNEGDLENFRQNARKFRTDITAVHAKAPEGLDGFPGPDAVFIGGSGGELRELLALCCARLKPGGRIVLNAATIENLAAASKAFGEEGFETDITLAQLSRSKPILDMTRFEALNPIWIITAKRGKGDAGPDGEPAASTGRKERKKNDE
- a CDS encoding sirohydrochlorin chelatase; this encodes MKAILFVGHGSRDAEGNQEVREMVDSLTSRLTVPIVETCFLEFEAPSIRTGIATCVKRGATQVAVVPITLFAAGHAKLHIPAAIDAARLQYPQVQFDYGRPIGVHELALDILTSRVQDAGFDPSLAYDDTALLVIGRGSSDADANSDLFKVSRLLWERLKFKYVETAFIGVTAPLADEGIERCIRLGAKRVIVLPYFLFTGVLIKRMEAMMAEFALKYPDHSFVLADYFGFHPMLREILRDRAEEALMGEAKANCDMCQYRIEALKHADHHHHDHEHGHDHHHHDHNHDHHHHDHGHVHAHDHSHGHDHDHDHHDHTHNHDHTHNHDHAHDHSHDHAHNTSTKPAPEAGKGVPV
- the cobM gene encoding precorrin-4 C(11)-methyltransferase; translation: MSEHNNSESLKIQIIGAGPGDPDLITVKGLRLLQEADVVLYTDSLVSEELIARAKPEAEVLQSAGMSLEEMVEVMVDRVKAGKKVVRVHTGDPSVFGAIMEQAALLKREGIGIEVIPGVSSVFAAAAAVGAELTIPELTQTLILTRAEGRTPVPEREQLKELASHHSTLALFLSATLTKKVVRELTEAGWSPETPVAVVQRATWPDQLIVRTTLEKLDEDMRVNGIRSHAMILAGWALDPNIHEKDEYRSKLYDKTFTHGYRKGVKA
- the cobK gene encoding precorrin-6A reductase, with the translated sequence MILVLAGTSDARELALRIQAAGYPLLCTVVTESAASSLGEAGLPVQTGRLNAEQLRGLIAERGFRAVVDASHPFAEEASRNAMAAAEAAGVPYVRYERERGQYAAHPKLHFVDDYEQAAELAAEKRGTILLTTGSKTLQIFTEKLLGLPDTTLVARMLPRKDNMEKCEALGLPQKHIIAMQGPFGKELNQAMYKHYGVTTIITKESGQVGAVEEKLSAALELDIDTIVIGRPQLEYGVTHSDFEGVTAELAGLQLLQEVRD
- a CDS encoding cobalt-precorrin-5B (C(1))-methyltransferase yields the protein MAEAQKDGKEDKPLRHGYTTGANATAAAQAALEALIVQEGQTHSTIRLPIGQEVTFEIVACSFSPERAWAEVIKDGGDDPDATHGARIIVEVSWRSEPGIELDGGVGVGRVTKPGLPVEVGEAAINPVPRKMIREAVTNVLNRYELMHRGVRVVVSVPDGEEIAKKTLNGRLGIVGGISILGTRGIVVPFSTAAYKASVAQAIRVAVKGGCTHVILSTGGRTEKFGMDLYPELPEEAFVEMGDFVGFAIQQCARQGIRKVTLVGMMGKFSKVAQGVMMVHSKSAPVDFGFLARMAEEAGASEETLEEIRGANTAAQVGDLMDGMGCSAFFDIMSTYCCREGLKEAAGKEPQREMDLEVETVIISMKAKLLGRQSLKWGEA